Proteins encoded together in one Triticum dicoccoides isolate Atlit2015 ecotype Zavitan chromosome 7B, WEW_v2.0, whole genome shotgun sequence window:
- the LOC119340964 gene encoding vegetative cell wall protein gp1-like yields the protein MASPRGLAGLLCFALAAAAASAAQYRVGEQRGWSVPAAGAEPLNTWSARMRFIIGDQLLFVYPKDTDSVLLVDQAAYNACNTTTYVSKFQGGSTVFTLDRSGPFFFISGNEASCKAEQKLIVVVLSVDHTPPGLLPPPPPPSMPPSSAPPMPSPMSPPSMTPPSAAPMPSPMSPPSMTPPSAAPMPSPMSPPSMTPPSAAPMPSPMSPPSMTPPSAAPMPSPMSPPSMAPPSSEPMPSPMTPAAAPGTTPVSPASPAGPAPSPGTPGGGSSPGTPGSDTSSPPAPAADGANSTTPGSAAAPVTAGLIGTLAAGIGYAMLAI from the exons ATGGCGAGTCCTCGTGGTCTGGCAGGGCTCCTATGCTTCGCCCTCGCGGCCGCGGCGGCGAGCGCGGCGCAGTACCGGGTGGGCGAGCAGCGGGGGTGGAGCGTGCCGGCCGCCGGCGCCGAGCCGCTGAACACGTGGTCGGCGAGGATGCGGTTCATCATCGGCGACCAGCTCC TGTTCGTGTACCCCAAGGACACGGACTCGGTGCTGCTGGTGGACCAGGCGGCGTACAACGCGTGCAACACCACGACCTACGTGAGCAAGTTCCAGGGCGGCAGCACCGTCTTCACGCTCGACCGCTCcggccccttcttcttcatcagcggcAACGAGGCCAGCTGCAAGGCGGAGCAGAAGCTCATCGTCGTCGTGCTCTCCGTCGACCACACGCCCCCGGGCCTcctgccgccgccccctcccccctccatgCCGCCGTCGTCCGCGCCGCCCATGCCCAGCCCGATGTCGCCTCCTTCCATGacgccgccgtccgccgcgccgATGCCGAGCCCGATGTCACCACCGTCCATGACACCGCCGTCAGCCGCGCCGATGCCCAGCCCGATGTCACCACCGTCCATGACACCGCCGTCCGCCGCACCGATGCCCAGCCCGATGTCGCCGCCTTCCATGACACCGCCGTCCGCCGCGCCGATGCCCAGCCCGATGTCCCCTCCTTCCATGGCACCGCCGTCCAGCGAACCGATGCCGAGCCCGATGACTCCGGCGGCTGCTCCCGGGACAACCCCGGTCTCGCCAGCATCACCGGCAGGTCCAGCTCCGTCGCCGGGTACACCTGGAGGCGGATCATCGCCGGGCACCCCTGGATCCGACACGAGCAGCCCGCCGGCGCCGGCCGCCGACGGGGCGAACTCGACCACGCCGGGAAGCGCGGCTGCTCCGGTGACGGCAGGCCTGATCGGCACGCTTGCAGCAGGCATCGGCTACGCCATGCTAGCTATCTGA